A genomic region of Pseudomonas migulae contains the following coding sequences:
- the emhB gene encoding efflux RND transporter permease subunit EmhB, protein MSKFFIDRPIFAWVIALVIMLVGALSILKLPINQYPSIAPPAIAISVAYPGASAQTVQDTVVQVIEQQLNGIDNLRYVSSESNSDGTMTITATFEQGTNSDTAQVQVQNKLNLATPLLPQEVQQQGIRVTKAVKNFLLVIGVVSRDGSMTKDDLSNYIVSNMQDPISRTAGVGDFQVFGSQYAMRIWLDPAKLNNFNLTPIDVKTAIAAQNVQVSSGQLGGLPALPGTQLNATIIGKTRLQTAEQFNKILLKVNKDGSQVRLRDVADVGLGGENYSINAQFNGAPASGLAVKLANGANALDTAKALRKTIDSLKPFFPQGMEVVFPYDTTPVVTESIKGVVETLVEAIVLVFLVMFLFLQNFRATVITTMTVPVVLLGTFGILAAFGFSINTLTMFGMVLAIGLLVDDAIVVVENVERVMSEEGLSPKEATKKSMGQIQGALVGIALVLSAVLLPMAFFSGSTGVIYKQFSITIVSAMALSVLVALIFTPALCATMLKAIPKGEHGTPKRGFFGWFNRNFDRGVRSYERGVGNMLTHKAPYLLAYLIIVVGMIWLFTRIPTAFLPEEDQGVLFAQVQTPAGSTAQRTQVVVDQMREYLLRPSKDGGEGDAVNSVFTVTGFNFAGRGQSSGMAFIMMKPWDERNADNNVFKVAARAQQHFFTFRDAMVFAFAPPAVLELGNATGFDVFLQDRAGIGHEKLMAARNQFLGMAAQSKVLTQVRPNGLNDEPQYQLEIDDEKASALGITIADINNTLSIALGSSYVNDFIDRGRVKKVYVQGQPGARMSPEDLKKWYVRNSAGTMVPFTAFAKGEWIYGSPKLARYNGVEAVEILGSPAPGYSTGEAMAEVEALALKLPAGVGISWTGLSYEERLSGSQAPALYALSLLMVFLCLAALYESWSIPIAVMLVVPLGIIGALLATSLRGLSNDVYFQVGLLTTIGLAAKNAILIVEFAKELHEQGRSLRDAAIEACRMRLRPIIMTSLAFVLGVVPLAISTGAGSGSQHAIGTGVIGGMITATVLAIFWVPLFFVTVSAMGQRKTADQDDAIEPSKEAGQ, encoded by the coding sequence ATGTCGAAATTTTTTATCGACCGTCCGATTTTCGCCTGGGTAATTGCCCTGGTGATCATGCTGGTCGGGGCTCTATCGATCCTCAAGTTGCCGATCAACCAGTACCCGAGCATTGCACCTCCGGCGATCGCCATTTCCGTGGCGTACCCGGGCGCTTCCGCGCAAACCGTGCAAGACACCGTGGTACAGGTGATCGAACAGCAGCTCAACGGTATCGACAACCTGCGTTATGTGTCCTCGGAAAGTAACTCTGACGGCACCATGACGATCACTGCGACCTTCGAGCAAGGCACCAACTCCGATACCGCGCAGGTTCAGGTCCAGAACAAACTGAACCTGGCCACCCCGCTGTTGCCGCAAGAAGTACAGCAGCAAGGTATCCGCGTCACCAAGGCGGTGAAGAACTTCCTGCTGGTGATCGGCGTGGTCTCGCGTGACGGCAGCATGACCAAGGACGACCTGTCGAACTACATCGTGTCCAACATGCAGGATCCGATCTCGCGGACAGCCGGCGTGGGCGACTTCCAGGTGTTCGGTTCCCAGTACGCCATGCGTATCTGGCTCGACCCGGCCAAGTTGAACAACTTCAACCTGACCCCGATCGACGTCAAGACCGCCATCGCCGCGCAAAACGTCCAGGTTTCGTCCGGCCAGCTCGGCGGCCTGCCTGCCCTGCCCGGCACTCAGTTGAACGCGACGATCATCGGCAAGACCCGCCTGCAGACCGCTGAGCAATTCAATAAAATCCTGCTCAAAGTCAACAAGGACGGCTCCCAGGTTCGCTTGAGAGATGTCGCCGATGTCGGTCTGGGTGGCGAGAACTACAGCATCAACGCCCAGTTCAACGGCGCCCCGGCTTCCGGCCTCGCGGTGAAACTGGCGAACGGTGCCAACGCACTCGACACGGCGAAAGCCCTGCGCAAGACCATCGACAGCCTCAAGCCATTCTTCCCGCAAGGTATGGAAGTGGTATTCCCTTACGACACCACTCCAGTGGTGACCGAGTCGATCAAGGGTGTGGTTGAAACTCTGGTCGAAGCGATCGTGCTGGTGTTCCTGGTGATGTTCCTGTTCCTGCAAAACTTCCGCGCCACGGTCATCACCACGATGACGGTGCCGGTGGTATTGCTGGGTACGTTCGGGATCCTGGCGGCATTCGGTTTCAGCATCAACACCCTGACCATGTTCGGTATGGTGCTGGCCATCGGCTTGCTGGTGGACGATGCCATCGTGGTGGTGGAAAACGTCGAGCGGGTCATGAGCGAAGAAGGCCTGTCACCCAAGGAGGCCACCAAGAAATCCATGGGGCAGATCCAGGGTGCGCTGGTGGGTATTGCGCTGGTGCTGTCGGCGGTACTGCTGCCGATGGCGTTCTTCAGTGGCTCCACTGGTGTGATCTACAAGCAGTTCTCGATCACCATCGTTTCGGCCATGGCGCTGTCCGTGTTGGTCGCACTGATCTTCACGCCGGCACTCTGCGCCACCATGCTCAAGGCGATTCCGAAAGGCGAGCACGGCACACCGAAACGCGGCTTCTTCGGTTGGTTCAACCGCAATTTCGACCGTGGCGTACGCAGCTACGAGCGAGGCGTGGGCAACATGCTTACGCACAAGGCGCCGTACCTGCTGGCGTACCTCATCATCGTGGTCGGCATGATCTGGCTGTTCACCCGCATTCCAACGGCGTTCCTGCCGGAAGAAGACCAGGGTGTACTGTTCGCCCAGGTGCAGACCCCCGCCGGTTCGACGGCCCAGCGCACCCAAGTGGTCGTGGACCAGATGCGTGAATACCTGCTGCGTCCGAGCAAGGATGGCGGTGAAGGCGATGCGGTGAACTCGGTGTTTACCGTGACCGGCTTCAACTTCGCCGGCCGTGGCCAGAGTTCGGGCATGGCGTTCATCATGATGAAACCGTGGGATGAACGTAACGCCGACAACAACGTGTTCAAAGTCGCGGCCCGTGCCCAACAGCACTTCTTCACCTTCCGTGACGCCATGGTGTTTGCGTTCGCGCCACCCGCAGTACTGGAACTGGGTAACGCCACCGGTTTCGACGTGTTCCTGCAGGACCGCGCCGGTATCGGTCACGAAAAGCTGATGGCTGCCCGTAACCAGTTCCTCGGCATGGCGGCGCAAAGCAAAGTGCTGACCCAAGTGCGCCCGAACGGTCTGAACGACGAGCCGCAATACCAGTTGGAAATCGACGACGAAAAGGCCAGCGCGCTGGGCATTACCATCGCCGACATCAACAACACCCTGTCGATTGCCCTGGGCAGTAGCTATGTGAACGACTTCATCGACCGTGGTCGGGTGAAGAAGGTTTACGTGCAAGGCCAGCCGGGTGCGCGCATGAGCCCCGAAGACCTGAAGAAGTGGTACGTGCGCAACAGCGCCGGCACCATGGTTCCGTTCACCGCGTTCGCCAAGGGTGAGTGGATCTACGGTTCGCCGAAACTGGCCCGTTACAACGGCGTGGAAGCGGTGGAAATCCTCGGTTCCCCTGCACCGGGTTATTCCACCGGTGAAGCGATGGCCGAAGTCGAAGCCCTCGCCTTGAAACTGCCGGCGGGTGTCGGTATTTCCTGGACCGGTCTGTCGTACGAGGAACGTCTGTCGGGCTCGCAAGCTCCGGCGTTGTACGCCTTGTCGTTGCTGATGGTGTTCCTGTGTCTGGCGGCGCTCTATGAAAGCTGGTCGATTCCGATCGCGGTGATGCTGGTGGTGCCGCTGGGGATCATCGGTGCGCTGCTGGCGACCAGTCTGCGCGGCCTGTCCAACGACGTGTACTTCCAGGTGGGCCTCTTGACAACCATCGGTCTGGCGGCGAAAAACGCCATTCTGATCGTCGAGTTCGCCAAGGAACTGCATGAGCAAGGGCGCAGCCTGCGCGACGCGGCGATCGAGGCGTGCCGGATGCGTCTGCGACCGATCATCATGACCTCGCTCGCCTTCGTCCTCGGCGTGGTACCCCTGGCGATTTCCACGGGCGCCGGTTCGGGCAGCCAGCATGCGATCGGTACGGGCGTTATTGGCGGTATGATCACCGCCACGGTCCTGGCGATCTTCTGGGTCCCACTGTTCTTCGTCACCGTGTCGGCCATGGGTCAGCGCAAAACCGCCGATCAGGACGACGCTATTGAACCTTCTAAAGAGGCTGGCCAATGA
- the emhA gene encoding efflux RND transporter periplasmic adaptor subunit EmhA, which produces MQFKPAVTALVTAVALASLLSGCKKEEAAPAPPPPQVGVVTLQSQAFTLTSELPGRTSAYRIAEVRPQVNGIILKRLFKEGGDVKAGQQLYQIDPAVYEATLKSAEANLQQTKSISDRYKQLVNEQAVSRQEYDTALANRLQSEAALQSAQINVRYTKVYAPISGRIGRSSVTEGALVTSGQADAMAVIQQLDPIYVDVTQSSVELLELRRELESGRLQKAGDNSAAVKLTLEDGSQYKLDGKLEFSEVSVDQTTGSVTLRAVFPNPDHTLLPGMFVHAQLQAGVNAAAILAPQQGVTRDLKGSPTALVVGPDNKVELRQLKASRTVGSQWLIEDGLKAGDRLITEGLQFVKPGIEVKASEATNVGAKNPAPAQAASKASSGKGE; this is translated from the coding sequence ATGCAATTCAAGCCAGCTGTTACCGCTCTGGTCACTGCCGTCGCCTTGGCATCGCTGCTCAGCGGATGCAAAAAGGAAGAAGCGGCGCCGGCCCCGCCACCCCCTCAGGTCGGCGTTGTAACCCTGCAATCTCAAGCCTTCACCCTGACGTCCGAACTGCCAGGCCGCACCAGCGCCTATCGCATTGCCGAAGTTCGTCCTCAGGTCAACGGCATCATTCTCAAGCGTCTGTTCAAGGAAGGCGGCGACGTCAAGGCCGGCCAGCAGCTGTATCAGATCGATCCAGCCGTTTATGAAGCCACGCTGAAAAGCGCCGAAGCCAATCTGCAACAGACCAAATCGATCTCCGATCGCTACAAGCAACTGGTCAACGAACAGGCCGTGAGCCGTCAGGAATACGACACCGCCCTGGCCAACCGCCTGCAATCGGAAGCCGCCCTGCAAAGCGCCCAGATCAATGTGCGCTACACCAAGGTCTATGCGCCCATTTCGGGCCGTATCGGCCGTTCCAGCGTGACCGAAGGCGCACTGGTCACCAGTGGCCAGGCCGATGCCATGGCGGTGATCCAGCAACTCGACCCGATCTACGTCGACGTCACCCAGTCTTCCGTGGAGCTGCTTGAACTGCGCCGCGAACTGGAAAGCGGGCGCCTGCAAAAGGCCGGCGACAACTCGGCCGCAGTCAAGCTGACCCTCGAAGACGGCAGCCAGTACAAGCTGGACGGCAAGCTCGAGTTCTCCGAAGTCTCGGTTGACCAGACCACCGGCTCTGTGACCTTGCGTGCGGTGTTCCCGAACCCGGATCACACTCTGCTGCCCGGCATGTTCGTTCACGCCCAGCTTCAGGCCGGCGTCAACGCCGCCGCGATCCTGGCGCCGCAACAAGGTGTGACCCGCGACCTCAAAGGCTCCCCGACCGCGCTGGTCGTCGGTCCGGACAACAAGGTCGAACTGCGTCAGCTCAAGGCCAGCCGCACTGTCGGCAGCCAGTGGCTGATCGAGGACGGCCTGAAGGCCGGCGATCGCCTGATCACCGAAGGACTGCAATTCGTCAAACCCGGCATTGAAGTCAAGGCCAGTGAGGCGACTAACGTTGGCGCAAAGAACCCGGCCCCCGCACAGGCAGCTAGCAAGGCTTCCAGCGGCAAAGGGGAGTAA
- the emhR gene encoding efflux system transcriptional repressor EmhR, whose amino-acid sequence MVRRTKEEAQETRSQILEAAEKAFYERGVARTTLADIATLAGVTRGAIYWHFSNKADLVQAMLDTLHEPLDEMAKASESEDELDPLGCMRKLLIHLFHQVALDPKTRRINEILFHKCEFTDEMCDLRQQRREVSLDCNVRIALALTNAVNRGQLPDNLDTARAAISLHAYIDGILYQWLLAPDSFQLHTEAERWVDTGLEMLRFSPSLRK is encoded by the coding sequence ATGGTCCGTCGTACCAAAGAGGAAGCTCAAGAAACCCGTAGCCAGATACTCGAAGCGGCAGAGAAAGCCTTTTACGAACGGGGCGTAGCGCGCACGACACTGGCGGACATCGCGACCCTGGCGGGCGTCACGCGCGGGGCCATCTACTGGCATTTCAGTAACAAGGCGGATCTGGTGCAGGCCATGCTCGACACCTTGCATGAGCCGCTGGACGAAATGGCCAAGGCCAGTGAAAGCGAAGATGAACTCGACCCGTTGGGTTGCATGCGCAAGCTGCTGATTCATTTGTTTCATCAAGTTGCCCTGGACCCGAAAACCCGCCGCATCAATGAGATTTTGTTTCACAAGTGCGAATTCACCGATGAAATGTGCGATCTGCGCCAGCAGCGCCGAGAGGTCAGCCTCGATTGCAATGTGCGAATCGCCCTGGCCCTTACCAATGCGGTGAATCGGGGGCAGTTGCCGGACAATCTCGACACGGCCCGCGCGGCCATCAGCCTGCATGCCTACATTGACGGCATCCTGTACCAGTGGCTATTGGCGCCCGACAGTTTTCAACTGCACACCGAAGCCGAGCGTTGGGTCGATACAGGGTTGGAGATGCTGCGTTTCAGTCCCAGCCTGCGCAAATGA
- a CDS encoding alkene reductase has protein sequence MTTIFDPIKLGDLELANRIIMAPLTRCRADEGRVPNALMAEYYVQRASAGLILSEATSVTPMGVGYPDTPGIWSNDQVRGWSNITKAIHGAGGKIFLQLWHVGRVSHESYLNGEAPVAPSAIQPKGHVSLVRPLADYPTPRALETAEIADIVDAYRTGAENAKAAGFDGVEIHGANGYLLDQFLQSSTNQRTDHYGGSLENRARLLLEVTDAAIEVWGAGRVGVHLAPRADSHDMGDDNLAETFTYVARELGKRGIAFICSREKEAGDSLGPQLKEAFGGPYIVNERFTKDSANAWLASGKADAVAFGVPFIANPDLPARLKADAPLNEARPELFYAKGPVGYIDYPVM, from the coding sequence ATGACGACGATTTTCGATCCGATCAAACTGGGCGACCTCGAGTTGGCCAACCGCATCATCATGGCGCCACTGACCCGCTGCCGCGCCGACGAAGGCCGTGTGCCGAACGCGCTGATGGCCGAGTACTACGTGCAGCGCGCCTCCGCTGGCCTGATCCTCAGCGAAGCCACCTCGGTCACGCCGATGGGCGTCGGCTACCCGGACACCCCGGGTATCTGGTCCAACGACCAGGTGCGTGGCTGGTCCAACATCACCAAAGCGATCCATGGCGCGGGCGGCAAGATTTTCCTGCAGCTGTGGCACGTTGGCCGGGTGTCCCACGAGTCGTACCTGAACGGTGAAGCACCGGTCGCACCGAGTGCCATCCAGCCAAAAGGTCACGTCAGCCTGGTTCGTCCACTGGCCGACTACCCAACGCCGCGCGCTCTGGAAACCGCTGAAATCGCCGACATCGTCGACGCCTATCGCACCGGTGCAGAGAACGCCAAGGCGGCCGGTTTTGACGGCGTGGAAATCCACGGCGCCAACGGTTACCTGCTCGACCAGTTCCTGCAAAGCAGCACCAACCAGCGCACCGACCACTACGGCGGCTCCCTGGAAAACCGTGCGCGCCTGTTGCTGGAAGTGACCGACGCAGCGATTGAAGTCTGGGGCGCCGGCCGTGTCGGTGTGCACCTGGCACCCCGCGCCGACTCCCATGACATGGGTGACGACAACCTGGCCGAAACCTTCACCTACGTCGCTCGCGAACTGGGCAAACGTGGCATCGCGTTCATCTGCTCCCGCGAAAAAGAAGCGGGCGACAGCCTCGGTCCACAATTGAAAGAAGCGTTCGGCGGCCCCTACATCGTCAACGAACGCTTCACCAAGGACAGCGCCAATGCCTGGCTGGCGAGCGGCAAGGCTGATGCGGTCGCCTTCGGCGTGCCGTTCATTGCCAACCCGGACTTGCCGGCACGCTTGAAGGCCGATGCACCGCTGAACGAAGCGCGTCCGGAATTGTTTTATGCCAAAGGCCCGGTGGGCTACATCGACTACCCGGTGATGTAA
- a CDS encoding MFS transporter translates to MPLSLLILALSAFAIGTTEFVIMGLLPDVAADLGVSIPGAGWLVTGYALGVAIGAPFMALATAKLPRKAALVALMGIFIIGNLLCAVASDYNVLMFARVVTALCHGAFFGIGSVVAAGLVPANKRASAVALMFTGLTLANVLGVPLGTALGQQAGWRSTFWAVTVIGVIALIGLIRFLPAKRDEEKLDMRAELRALKGAGIWLSLSMTALFAASVFTLFTYVAPLLGEVTGVSPRGVTWTLMLIGLGLTVGNIIGGKLADKGLAATLIGVFISMAVVSTVLTWTSVALIPTEITLFLWATACFAAVPALQVNVVTYGKAAPNLVSTLNIGAFNVGNALGAWVGGSVIAHGYGLTSVPLAAAALAVLALLVTLITFRQSGNPELAPATH, encoded by the coding sequence ATGCCCCTCTCGCTCCTCATACTGGCCTTGAGCGCCTTCGCCATCGGCACCACCGAGTTCGTCATCATGGGCCTGCTGCCCGATGTGGCGGCCGACCTCGGTGTGTCGATCCCCGGCGCCGGCTGGCTGGTGACCGGTTACGCCCTCGGCGTGGCCATCGGTGCGCCGTTCATGGCACTGGCCACCGCGAAGTTGCCGCGCAAGGCCGCACTGGTAGCGTTGATGGGCATCTTCATCATCGGCAATCTGCTGTGTGCCGTGGCCAGTGACTACAACGTGCTGATGTTTGCCCGGGTGGTGACTGCCCTGTGCCACGGCGCCTTCTTCGGCATCGGTTCGGTGGTAGCGGCGGGCCTGGTCCCGGCCAACAAACGCGCTTCGGCCGTGGCCCTGATGTTCACCGGCCTGACCCTGGCCAACGTGCTCGGCGTGCCACTGGGCACCGCGCTCGGTCAACAAGCCGGCTGGCGCTCGACCTTCTGGGCCGTGACCGTGATCGGTGTTATCGCCCTGATTGGCCTGATCCGTTTCCTGCCGGCCAAGCGCGACGAAGAAAAACTCGACATGCGCGCCGAACTGCGTGCCCTCAAAGGCGCCGGCATCTGGCTGTCGTTGAGCATGACGGCATTGTTCGCGGCATCGGTCTTCACCTTGTTCACCTACGTCGCACCGCTGTTGGGCGAAGTGACCGGCGTCTCGCCACGCGGTGTGACCTGGACCCTGATGCTCATCGGCCTGGGCCTGACCGTCGGCAACATCATCGGCGGCAAACTGGCTGACAAAGGCCTGGCGGCGACGCTGATCGGCGTGTTCATCAGCATGGCGGTGGTCTCCACTGTGCTGACCTGGACCAGCGTCGCGTTGATCCCGACCGAAATCACCCTGTTCCTCTGGGCCACCGCGTGCTTCGCCGCCGTGCCGGCCCTGCAAGTGAACGTGGTGACCTACGGCAAGGCCGCACCGAACCTGGTGTCGACCCTGAACATCGGCGCATTCAACGTCGGCAACGCACTCGGCGCCTGGGTCGGCGGCAGCGTCATTGCCCACGGCTACGGCCTGACCAGCGTGCCTCTCGCGGCCGCCGCACTGGCGGTACTCGCCCTGCTGGTGACCCTGATTACTTTCCGTCAGAGCGGTAATCCCGAACTGGCCCCTGCTACTCACTGA
- a CDS encoding ArsR/SmtB family transcription factor has protein sequence MNLDLDEIIKALAHPVRRDILTWLKDPKSQFPEQIHNHEYGICAGQIDQRCGLSQSTVSAHLATLQRAGLISSQKAGQWHFFKRNEDVIQAFLDAIVKELSAPTRN, from the coding sequence ATGAACCTCGACCTCGACGAAATAATAAAAGCCCTGGCACACCCAGTACGGCGAGACATCCTGACCTGGCTTAAAGATCCCAAATCCCAGTTCCCGGAACAGATCCACAACCATGAGTACGGCATTTGCGCCGGGCAGATCGATCAACGCTGCGGCCTGTCGCAGTCGACCGTGTCCGCGCATTTGGCGACCTTGCAACGTGCGGGACTGATCAGCAGCCAGAAAGCCGGTCAATGGCACTTCTTCAAACGCAACGAAGACGTTATCCAGGCGTTCCTCGACGCCATCGTCAAGGAGCTCAGCGCTCCGACAAGGAATTAA
- a CDS encoding ACP phosphodiesterase, translating to MNYLAHLHLGGQRPGQLLGSLYGDFVKGRLQGQFEPEIEAAIQLHRSIDVFTDRHPLVDVALSRFSLTRRRYAGIVLDVFFDHCLARDWTQYADLPLQQFTSDVYRVLSAERQLPERLARIAPHMMANDWLGSYREFDVLEQVLRGISRRLTKPEELAAAMQELRVLYEPLSEDFRLFYPQLQTFAQTKQI from the coding sequence ATGAACTATCTCGCACATCTTCACCTCGGTGGCCAGCGTCCCGGTCAATTGCTCGGCAGTCTGTATGGCGATTTCGTCAAAGGGCGGCTGCAAGGGCAGTTCGAACCGGAGATCGAGGCGGCCATACAGTTGCATCGCAGCATCGACGTGTTTACCGACCGCCATCCGTTGGTGGACGTGGCGCTGTCGCGGTTTTCCCTGACCCGCCGGCGTTACGCCGGGATCGTGCTGGATGTGTTTTTCGATCATTGCCTGGCGCGTGACTGGACGCAGTACGCGGATCTGCCGTTGCAGCAGTTCACGTCGGATGTGTACCGGGTGCTGTCCGCCGAGCGGCAGTTGCCGGAGCGGTTGGCGAGGATCGCACCGCACATGATGGCGAATGACTGGTTGGGTTCTTACCGGGAGTTCGACGTGCTGGAGCAGGTTTTGCGGGGGATTTCGCGGCGATTGACCAAGCCTGAGGAACTGGCGGCGGCGATGCAGGAGCTGCGGGTGTTGTATGAGCCGTTGAGTGAGGATTTCAGGTTGTTCTATCCCCAGTTGCAGACGTTCGCCCAAACAAAACAGATCTAA
- a CDS encoding IS110 family transposase has protein sequence MTIHVSQVVVGVDVAKDEIVVYRSDLEQVLIVSNERSTLKKWLKALPANSAIALEATNTYHLDTTEMAHEMGHDVYVIDGSRLNRYREGIGIRAKTDALDAALLARYLSKESDKLRIWSPPPKAYTQLKSLLRRRAELVRHRVAIKQSWKDEPLLEEALADYLACLEQIEKNIQKVLKSIVSEADMDAQVKRCQAVEGVGVLTATAAVTAFMRGDFSDSDGYIAFLGMDPRVRQSGKKDQKRYLSKRGDSEFRRLFHNSAMAASRSPAWKPYYQSYLARGMKGTQALVILARKLARVLFALMKNQSEYKPSSMFGGCPQT, from the coding sequence ATGACAATTCATGTTTCGCAGGTGGTCGTTGGTGTGGATGTCGCGAAGGACGAGATCGTTGTTTATCGATCCGATCTGGAGCAAGTCTTGATTGTTTCGAACGAGCGATCGACCCTTAAGAAGTGGCTCAAGGCGCTGCCCGCAAACAGCGCCATTGCCCTCGAAGCCACCAACACCTATCACCTCGATACGACAGAGATGGCCCATGAAATGGGTCATGACGTTTACGTTATCGATGGCAGCCGTCTTAATCGATACCGCGAAGGGATAGGTATTCGGGCTAAAACAGATGCCCTGGATGCAGCGTTGCTGGCTCGTTACTTGAGTAAAGAGTCCGACAAGTTGAGGATTTGGAGTCCGCCTCCAAAGGCCTACACACAACTCAAAAGCTTGCTGCGTCGTCGGGCCGAGCTTGTTCGGCATCGTGTGGCCATCAAACAAAGCTGGAAGGACGAACCGTTGCTCGAAGAGGCATTGGCCGACTATCTGGCATGCCTTGAGCAGATTGAAAAAAACATACAGAAAGTGCTGAAGAGCATTGTCAGCGAAGCTGACATGGACGCGCAGGTAAAACGCTGCCAAGCGGTTGAGGGTGTAGGCGTCCTGACGGCTACAGCTGCAGTCACCGCCTTTATGCGTGGAGATTTTTCCGACAGCGATGGCTACATTGCCTTTCTAGGAATGGATCCGCGAGTCAGACAATCGGGAAAGAAGGATCAGAAACGATACTTATCCAAACGAGGCGATTCGGAGTTCCGGCGCTTATTTCATAACAGCGCCATGGCCGCGAGTCGCTCTCCAGCCTGGAAACCTTACTATCAAAGCTATCTGGCAAGAGGCATGAAGGGCACTCAAGCCTTGGTAATACTTGCCCGTAAGCTGGCCAGAGTACTGTTTGCCTTGATGAAAAATCAAAGCGAGTACAAGCCAAGTTCTATGTTTGGGGGTTGCCCCCAAACATAG
- a CDS encoding lysophospholipid acyltransferase family protein: MSRLRVYARIARVLFVVTLGLSMASVFGLFERLGIAHSMVRRQRWSRFFMARLANALPFRVTVHGELPKTPMLWVSNHVSWTDIPLLGMLTPLSFLSKAEVRTWPVAGWLAAKAGSLFIRRGSGDSQLIRKQMTRHLEQAHPLLMFPEGTTTDGRSLRTFHGRLLSAAIDSQVKLQPVAIRYLREGEVDSLAPFIGDDDLLSHLMRLFANDRGDVEVHLLKPIACEGRERAALAFEAQQAVQKALFGAIPEKQQVPMRPAIAA; encoded by the coding sequence ATGAGCCGCTTGCGGGTGTACGCGCGGATTGCGCGAGTGTTGTTCGTGGTGACGCTGGGGCTGAGCATGGCCAGCGTGTTCGGGCTGTTCGAACGTTTGGGCATCGCTCATTCGATGGTCCGCCGCCAGCGCTGGTCGCGATTTTTCATGGCGCGTCTGGCGAATGCCCTGCCCTTTCGCGTGACCGTCCACGGTGAATTACCGAAGACGCCGATGCTCTGGGTCAGCAACCATGTGTCCTGGACCGACATCCCGCTGCTGGGCATGCTGACGCCGCTGTCGTTTCTGTCCAAAGCCGAAGTGCGCACCTGGCCGGTGGCAGGCTGGTTGGCGGCCAAGGCCGGCAGCCTGTTTATCCGTCGCGGTTCGGGCGACAGCCAGTTGATCCGCAAACAGATGACCCGTCATCTGGAGCAGGCCCATCCGCTGTTGATGTTCCCGGAAGGCACCACCACCGATGGCCGTTCGTTGCGCACCTTTCATGGTCGCTTGCTGTCAGCGGCGATTGATTCGCAAGTGAAACTGCAACCGGTGGCGATTCGTTATCTGCGTGAGGGTGAGGTGGATTCCCTGGCGCCGTTCATTGGTGACGATGATTTGCTTTCGCACCTGATGCGGTTGTTTGCCAATGACCGGGGTGATGTGGAGGTTCATCTGCTCAAGCCGATCGCTTGCGAAGGTCGCGAGCGTGCGGCGCTGGCGTTTGAAGCGCAGCAGGCGGTGCAGAAGGCGTTGTTTGGGGCGATTCCGGAGAAACAGCAGGTTCCGATGCGCCCAGCTATCGCTGCTTAA